A window of Thermococcus aggregans contains these coding sequences:
- a CDS encoding CGP-CTERM sorting domain-containing protein encodes MRKLSILLSVFVLFGLFGMAFASAATVAVDLAHGENEKYLAEDVLEYETNKTLAHGIVKTITDVEWGYFGDPMAADTLGIKHLGEKITSDALANVDMLILGQPTSPFAPDEIQAIAEWFKQGGKVLWVAADSDYGSSGPQAQDIANTLLEQLGVGHLRIDLCSVEDPTSNAGASYRVVGLVQPDDGTPDKEKLTQNFQHEGKVLYHGPAIVAWVDDNGNWQKLVDGNVPENVYRIVKTSQDGTIVENSDPPANAYTAGETGVFPLLAVEIIKFDNGKQSVLIVSGESPYGDYEPTWSAKYHGVDLDGPAFVTNMIHWALDQAAKTETQAGGGVCGPAALVGLILLPLAFRRKK; translated from the coding sequence ATGAGGAAGCTTTCAATACTGCTTTCAGTCTTTGTGTTGTTTGGCCTTTTTGGTATGGCTTTTGCTAGTGCAGCTACAGTTGCAGTGGATTTGGCTCATGGAGAAAACGAGAAGTATCTCGCGGAGGACGTCCTTGAATACGAAACCAATAAAACCCTCGCGCATGGAATTGTTAAGACTATTACCGACGTCGAATGGGGCTATTTTGGCGACCCAATGGCCGCAGACACTCTGGGTATTAAGCACCTTGGAGAAAAGATAACCTCTGATGCCCTTGCAAATGTTGACATGCTCATTCTTGGCCAGCCAACAAGCCCCTTCGCACCAGATGAAATCCAAGCCATTGCAGAGTGGTTTAAGCAAGGAGGAAAAGTTCTCTGGGTTGCTGCCGATAGTGACTACGGTAGTAGCGGTCCTCAAGCCCAAGATATTGCAAACACACTTCTTGAACAACTCGGTGTCGGACACTTGAGAATTGACCTTTGTTCTGTTGAAGACCCAACAAGCAACGCTGGAGCATCTTATAGAGTTGTTGGTCTTGTACAACCTGACGACGGCACTCCAGACAAGGAAAAACTCACCCAAAACTTCCAGCACGAAGGAAAAGTTCTCTATCATGGTCCAGCCATAGTTGCATGGGTCGATGACAATGGAAACTGGCAAAAACTCGTTGACGGAAACGTTCCAGAGAACGTTTACAGAATCGTAAAAACTTCACAAGATGGCACAATCGTAGAGAACAGCGACCCACCGGCAAACGCTTACACGGCCGGAGAAACCGGAGTATTCCCACTCTTGGCAGTCGAGATAATTAAATTCGACAATGGAAAGCAGAGCGTTCTCATCGTAAGCGGTGAAAGCCCATACGGCGACTACGAGCCAACATGGAGTGCTAAGTACCACGGTGTCGACCTAGACGGCCCAGCATTCGTCACAAACATGATACACTGGGCACTAGACCAAGCAGCAAAAACAGAGACTCAAGCCGGTGGAGGAGTTTGTGGTCCAGCAGCTTTAGTAGGACTAATCCTACTTCCGTTGGCCTTTAGAAGAAAGAAGTAG